A region of the Candidatus Uhrbacteria bacterium genome:
TGTGCCGATGCGGTCTTGCATTGTGACTTCCGGAAGTTTTATGCCGGTTTTGAGATAGTGCTCGACTTGTTTGAAAAACCACGGATTACCAAGACCGCCGCGTCCGATGAGAACGCCGTCTGCGCCGGCGATGTCCATCGCTTCACGGGCTAGTTCTGGCGTGACGATATCGCCATTCACGAGAAAAGGGAGATGGGCGACGTTTTTGCGAGCTTCACCGATGCGATGCCAGTTAGCTTTTCCAGAATAACCTTGCTCACGCGTGCGGCCGTGCATCGAGATCAGGTCGGCGCCGGCATCGGCTACGACTTTTACGAATTCCAAACAGTCGGTGTCTTGAATCCAGCCGAGGCGCGTTTTTACGGAGACGGGAATCGGAACAGCGGCTTTCATTTTGCGGACGATCTCGGCGGCACGATCCGGTTCTTTGATGAGAGCGGCTCCGTTGAAATTGGAAACAAGATTGTAAACGGGACAACCCATGTTGATGTCGAGGGCGTCGGGTTTGAAACGGTCGTAGATGATGCGGGCGGCTTCTGCCATCGTGTCTGGGTTAGCGCCGAAGATTTGCTGGACGAGGGGACGCTCGCGTTCATCAAAACTCGCCATCTTGAGTGTCTTGGGATTAAGACGTACGATGGCTTCCGAAGAGACCATTTCGCGGAACATCAAAGGCGTGCCTTCATCTTTACAGACGAGACAAAAGGGGAGGTCCGACATGTCGGCCATGGGTGCCAAGGCGACGATGGGACGCGCGAGTTGCTTCCAGTCGAGCATGGGGCGGAGTATACTTAAAATATGAAAGAAATCAAGGGATGGAGATGGTTTAAGTGCGTCACTGTTGGTTTGCTAGGTTCTATTATCTACCATACTCTTGCGGCGGTGTTTATATTACTCACTCCGCTAGTGAGTATATTGATGGTTTTACCTGGTTTGTTATTCGCTAGTGTTCTCACGGCTATCTATTTGGCTATAGTTGATTCTTCGAGATGGTGGTTGTTTCCAGATTTCATTCCGGTGCTCTTGTGTAATTTTCTATTTGTTTGGTTTGTTATCGCAATATTGTTTGATTGGAAACAGAAAAAAGGCTTGACAAGGTTTGGGAAAAAGGGAACGGAGTAGAGGGTGGCATTACATAACCCGCTTTGGCAGAATCACTTGCGAGCTAGCCTGCGAAGAAATCAGACTCAAGCAGAGCACAAGCTCTGGTATTATGTTTCTCGAAGCCAGCTAGGTACTAAGATTCGTCGTCAGCATGGGATCGGGCAGTATATTGCGGACTTTTACTGTCGTAATGCGAAGCTGGTAATAGAAATAGACGGAAGCGTTCATCTTCAGCCGGATGTTCAAAAGCGAGATTATGAGAAAGAGGTGTTTTTTAATTCTCTTGGCTTGACTGTCTTGAGGTTTACGAATCAGGAAATTTTGTGCAATATTGAGATGGTTTTAGCCAAGATCCGCAGCACACTCCCGTAGCGTTCTCCCCTGACAAGGGGAGAAGACAGCCAGAAGGCTGGCAGAGGGGTCCGGCAGCGCAGTGGGCCCAGCCCGTTGGACCCCCTGACCCACGCGTAGCGTGAGTCTGTCCCCCTTGGCAGGGTGACACGAGCGGGGAAGATATATGCTCAACAAATTCATCCTCAAATCAAACTACGAACCCTCGGGTGATCAGCCAGAGGCTATTAAGCAATTGATTGATGGCGTGAAGAAAGGGTATCGATTCCAGACGCTGCTTGGTGCTACGGGTACGGGTAAGACATTTACGATTGCAAACGTTGTCGAGAGTATTCAGAAGCCGACCCTCGTCATCGCACACAATAAAACGTTGGCGGCGCAGTTGTGTAATGAGTTCCGACATTTTTTTCCGGATAATGCCGT
Encoded here:
- a CDS encoding DUF559 domain-containing protein, with the protein product MALHNPLWQNHLRASLRRNQTQAEHKLWYYVSRSQLGTKIRRQHGIGQYIADFYCRNAKLVIEIDGSVHLQPDVQKRDYEKEVFFNSLGLTVLRFTNQEILCNIEMVLAKIRSTLP
- the dusB gene encoding tRNA dihydrouridine synthase DusB gives rise to the protein MLDWKQLARPIVALAPMADMSDLPFCLVCKDEGTPLMFREMVSSEAIVRLNPKTLKMASFDERERPLVQQIFGANPDTMAEAARIIYDRFKPDALDINMGCPVYNLVSNFNGAALIKEPDRAAEIVRKMKAAVPIPVSVKTRLGWIQDTDCLEFVKVVADAGADLISMHGRTREQGYSGKANWHRIGEARKNVAHLPFLVNGDIVTPELAREAMDIAGADGVLIGRGGLGNPWFFKQVEHYLKTGIKLPEVTMQDRIGTVRKHARLQVEHYGERGLVKLRKHLPWYFKGMNTGDLKSKLVRINTLAELDEALALINEPQVDGRANLALA